In a genomic window of Phaeodactylum tricornutum CCAP 1055/1 chromosome 6, whole genome shotgun sequence:
- a CDS encoding enoyl-coa hydratase (Probable enoyl-CoA hydratase catalyses (3S)-3-hydroxyacyl-CoA = trans-2(or 3)-enoyl-CoA + H2O Also found in fatty acid elongation in mitochondria, fatty acid metabolism Valine, leucine and isoleucine degradation, Lysine degradation, Tryptophan metabolism, beta-Alanine metabolism, Benzoate degradation via CoA ligation, Propanoate metabolism, Butanoate metabolism, Limonene and pinene degradation, Caprolactam degradation): PTAFSAGADLKERAAMSVTQAELFVAGLRDTFDRVANLPIPVIAAVEGVALGGGLELALAADWRVASSTATFGLPETSLAIIPGAGGTQRLPRLIGTGQATKLIMTGARVDGTTAYQLGMVEELVEPGSALEIAMAMAWKVATNGPVAVRAAKQAVRKGMEARTVKEALEMERKCYAQVLPTADRLEGLAAFRERRSPVYSGN; the protein is encoded by the coding sequence CCCACGGCGTTTTCTGCCGGTGCCGATCTGAAAGAACGCGCCGCCATGTCCGTCACCCAGGCCGAATTGTTCGTGGCAGGTTTGCGCGATACCTTTGACCGCGTCGCCAATCTTCCGATACCCGTAATTGCTGCCGTTGAGGGTGTCGCATTGGGCGGCGGCTTGGAGCTCGCCCTCGCTGCTGATTGGCGTGTCGCTAGTTCCACTGCTACTTTCGGCCTACCGGAAACAAGCCTGGCCATTATACCGGGAGCCGGGGGTACCCAGCGTTTGCCACGCTTGATCGGCACTGGACAGGCAACCAAGCTCATAATGACAGGCGCCCGTGTGGATGGGACCACCGCTTACCAATTAGGGATGGTGGAAGAGTTGGTGGAACCAGGATCGGCGTTGGAAATTGCTATGGCAATGGCGTGGAAGGTCGCGACCAACGGACCCGTGGCGGTCCGGGCGGCCAAACAAGCCGttcgaaaaggaatggaAGCCAGGACCGTAAAGGAGGCGTTGGAAATGGAACGGAAATGCTACGCTCAAGTGCTACCAACCGCAGATCGATTGGAAGGATTAGCAGCCTTCCGAGAACGCAGATCCCCCGTGTACAGTGGCAACTAA
- a CDS encoding predicted protein, producing ATFGMGCFWKPSEELLKVPGVTETIAGYTGKANAESPPNYESVCFSYEWVEGVRVVYDETQLEYDALLDAFFEAQEPKLGSRQYSSVIFPHDDTQQRIAADWLERNCNRLRGDGVATSWTTVEPLANFYRAENYHQRYWQKTRPR from the coding sequence GCCACCTTTGGGATGGGATGTTTCTGGAAACCCAGCGAAGAATTGCTGAAAGTGCCCGGAGTGACCGAGACGATTGCGGGCTATACCGGAAAAGCAAACGCCGAGAGTCCCCCTAATTACGAATCGGTATGCTTCTCATACGAATGGGTGGAAGGCGTCCGTGTGGTTTACGACGAAACGCAACTCGAGTATGATGCGTTGCTGGACGCTTTTTTTGAAGCGCAAGAACCAAAATTGGGGTCGCGACAGTACTCGTCCGTCATATTTCCCCACGACGATACGCAACAGCGCATCGCGGCCGATTGGTTGGAGCGCAATTGCAATCGACTGCGGGGTGACGGTGTGGCAACGAGTTGGACAACGGTCGAGCCGCTGGCGAACTTTTATCGAGCAGAAAACTATCATCAACGCTATTGGCAGAAGACTCGACCCCGG